A region of Methyloversatilis discipulorum DNA encodes the following proteins:
- a CDS encoding superoxide dismutase — MEHTLPPLPYALDALAPHISRETLEFHYGKHHQAYATNLNNLIKGTEFENLDLEAIVKKAPAGGVFNNSAQIWNHTFFWNSMKPAGGGAPSGALAAAIDAKWGSFDEFKKAFKTSAVGNFGSGWTWLVKKADGTLDIVNTTGAGTPLTSDAKPLLTIDVWEHAYYIDYRNRRPDFVDTFLASLANWDFAAANFAS; from the coding sequence ATGGAACACACCCTGCCTCCGCTGCCCTACGCGCTCGACGCACTGGCACCGCACATTTCGCGTGAAACGCTGGAATTTCACTACGGCAAGCACCATCAGGCTTACGCCACCAACCTGAACAACCTGATCAAGGGCACCGAGTTCGAGAACCTCGACCTCGAGGCCATCGTCAAGAAGGCCCCGGCTGGCGGCGTGTTCAACAACTCGGCCCAGATCTGGAACCACACCTTCTTCTGGAACAGCATGAAGCCCGCCGGCGGCGGCGCACCGAGCGGCGCACTGGCGGCCGCGATCGACGCCAAGTGGGGCAGCTTCGACGAGTTCAAGAAGGCCTTCAAGACCTCGGCCGTCGGCAACTTCGGCTCAGGCTGGACCTGGCTGGTCAAGAAGGCTGACGGTACGCTGGACATCGTGAACACCACCGGCGCCGGCACCCCGCTGACCTCCGACGCCAAGCCGCTGCTGACCATCGACGTGTGGGAGCACGCCTACTACATCGACTACCGCAACCGTCGCCCGGATTTCGTCGACACCTTCCTCGCCAGCCTGGCGAACTGGGACTTCGCCGCCGCGAACTTCGCGTCCTGA
- a CDS encoding 4a-hydroxytetrahydrobiopterin dehydratase produces the protein MSQWRKAGPNEAFTPEEIDARLKAELPKWYYEDGWIRRKYKTSGWKGTLMVVNTVGHLAEAAFHHPDLAVSYAFVIVKLMNHEAKGVTERDFQLAKKIEDVIMWQPGAEEGSALAGTPDDPRFKYIKYD, from the coding sequence ATGTCGCAGTGGAGAAAAGCCGGCCCGAACGAAGCCTTCACGCCGGAGGAAATCGATGCCCGCCTGAAGGCCGAACTGCCGAAGTGGTATTACGAGGACGGCTGGATCCGCCGCAAGTACAAGACCAGCGGCTGGAAGGGCACGCTGATGGTGGTGAACACGGTCGGCCACCTCGCCGAGGCGGCCTTCCATCATCCTGATCTCGCGGTGTCCTACGCTTTCGTGATCGTCAAGCTGATGAATCACGAGGCCAAGGGCGTGACCGAGCGCGACTTCCAGCTGGCGAAGAAGATCGAGGACGTGATCATGTGGCAACCGGGCGCGGAAGAAGGCAGCGCGCTGGCAGGCACTCCGGACGACCCGCGCTTCAAGTACATCAAGTACGACTGA